In a genomic window of Vibrio gigantis:
- the phnW gene encoding 2-aminoethylphosphonate--pyruvate transaminase yields the protein MRNEYLLLTPGPLSTSETVRQAMLKDWCTWDDEYNKDVVEVIRSKLVTLATKQPGYTSVLMQGSGTASVEATIGSVISKSGKLLVVDNGAYGARIAQIAEYLNIPCHVVSPGETSQPDLNEMEAVLAMDSDITHVAIVHCETTTGMLNPIKDIAKLAKQHNKTVILDAMSSFGGIPMDIADLGIDYMISSANKCIQGVPGFGFVIAKQSELEKCKGQARSLSLDLFDQWHCMESNHGKWRFTSPTHTVRAFYQALLELEEEGGIEARHNRYQTNQNTLVTGMRSLGFEPLLNDDLHSPIITSFYSPTHSDYQFKEFYDRLKQQGFVIYPGKVSNADCFRIGNIGEVYPSDIEALIGAVKNAIYWNIK from the coding sequence ATCTACTTCTGAAACCGTTCGCCAAGCGATGCTAAAAGATTGGTGTACATGGGATGATGAATACAACAAAGACGTTGTAGAAGTGATTCGTAGCAAGCTAGTGACTTTAGCCACGAAGCAACCGGGATACACAAGCGTATTAATGCAAGGTAGCGGCACCGCTTCCGTTGAAGCAACAATCGGTAGCGTTATCTCTAAAAGCGGCAAGCTTCTTGTTGTTGATAACGGTGCGTATGGCGCTCGTATTGCTCAAATCGCAGAATATTTAAACATTCCATGCCATGTCGTTTCCCCTGGCGAAACATCACAGCCTGACTTGAACGAAATGGAAGCGGTATTGGCCATGGATTCAGACATTACTCATGTTGCAATTGTGCATTGTGAAACCACCACTGGTATGTTGAATCCGATTAAAGACATCGCAAAATTGGCAAAGCAGCATAACAAAACCGTCATCCTTGATGCGATGTCGAGCTTTGGTGGTATCCCTATGGATATTGCTGACTTAGGTATCGATTACATGATCAGCTCAGCCAACAAATGCATTCAAGGTGTACCGGGCTTCGGCTTTGTTATTGCTAAGCAGTCAGAGCTAGAGAAGTGTAAAGGCCAAGCTCGCTCATTAAGCCTTGACCTGTTTGACCAATGGCACTGCATGGAAAGCAACCATGGTAAATGGCGTTTCACGTCTCCGACTCATACGGTGCGCGCTTTCTACCAAGCTCTACTTGAATTGGAGGAAGAAGGTGGTATCGAAGCTCGTCACAATCGCTACCAAACCAACCAAAACACATTGGTTACAGGTATGCGCTCTCTTGGCTTTGAACCACTGCTTAATGATGATCTTCATTCACCTATCATCACCTCTTTCTATTCTCCAACTCATAGTGATTACCAATTCAAGGAATTCTATGACCGTTTGAAACAACAAGGTTTTGTAATTTATCCGGGCAAGGTTTCAAACGCAGACTGTTTCCGTATCGGCAACATCGGCGAAGTTTACCCTTCCGACATTGAAGCCCTAATTGGCGCAGTTAAAAACGCAATATACTGGAACATCAAATAA